In Catenulispora sp. GP43, the sequence AGGGGGTGCAGGTGCGGCTCGGCCCCCGGCGCGAGCCACAGGCCCGCCCTGAAGACGTCGAGCGCCGCCGATGCGCCGTCCGGCCAGCGCAGATAGCGGAACACCGCGTCGGCGCCGTCCGGATCGAGGGGATCGGTCGCGGCGCAGACCGCGAGCCGCGCGATGGGGGACGGATCCGCGCCGGGAGCCTCTGCCGGGTTCAGCTGTATCAGGGTTCTCAGGAGCACGTCGAGCACGGTCCCGCCGCGCTGCGAACGAGGGATGTGCGGCAGTTCGAGCTCGTCGGGCAGCGCGCGACCGAGGATCCCGGGGACGTCGAACGTGGCGCTGCCGAATTCCGCCATCAGTTTCGTGACCAGTGCTGTCGCCGCCGGATGTCCCGCGGTCAGAGCGAGCACGAACGTCGTGTCCTGCGCGATGCGGCCGCGCGGGCTGGTCCCGATCATCGCCTGTACATCGGGGCGCACCAGCGGGGCCAGGCTCACCGGCAGCCAGAGGCGCGGATGGTCCTCCCGGCGCTCGTTCCGGTCCGGTTCGATGAAGACCAGCGCGGGGTCGGTCGAGGAGAGGGGCCGGCGCTCGTAGTCGTGGAACTCGCCGTGCTGGACCGCGAACACCAGCAACGGGTCCGGCTCGACGGCGGCGGTGAAGGCCAGGCGGCGGGCGTCGGCGATGTGCTCCAGGAACTCGACGGCGGTCTGGTCGTCGCAGTTGTCCAGGAGCAGGAAGGCATTGGAGCGGCGCTGGTTGTACGAGGGGCCGTGGTTGAAGTCGGCCCGCAGATCACTGATGAAGGCGGTGACCAGAAGGTGGTCCACCGTGCGCTGCGCGATCTGTCCCGGCTCGCCTTCGAGCCCTTCGCGCCATCTGTTGGTCTGTCTTCTGAGCAGGTCGTACCCGCCCAGCGACTCGGCGAGGCCGTCGACCCGCTTGGCCCGGACCCCGGACACCAGCGCCCCGAGCACGGTGACCAGGAACCGCGTCAGGTCCGGCGGCGCGGCGGTGGCCACCAGCGGGGCCGCCCGGTCGGTCCAGGACTCCAGGGTCGCGGCGAGGTTCGCGGTGCCGAGGCTGTCACGCACATGCGCCCGGAACGCCTGCCCGTCCTCCGGCTTGCCGGAGTAGCCGAGTGTCGCTGTGACGACGCCGAGCCGGGGGAAGTGCTGCACCCGCCGGACGCCGCGGATGTGCTGGCGCCCCAATTCGTGCACCGCGGCGAACACCACGCTGCCGACGTCCTGCGCGCCGGCGAGGTCGAGCGCCGCACCGGGATGGTCCGCGGCCAGCTTCGCCAGCCGTCCCAGGACGGCGGTGCCCCCGGCCCCGTGCGGACCCAGAAGCGGCACGAGGGGGAGCGGCCGGACCGGGGCGTGAGTGCGCTGCAACGCGGCTTCCGCGAAGTCGAAGATCCTCGACCGCCCGTACAACATGAACGGCTCCTCCCCGCAGCTCCCCGGTGTGAATCAGAGTTCTCATAAGGGTTGCCGGTTAAGGGTCTGCGAAACTTCTCCGGTCCTTCGTGCAACCTGCAACCTCATTCCTTCCGTCCTAGGCGGGACATGGGAGGGAGCTGCTGAATGCGCCTTAGAGATGAGGCAGAGTTCAAGGAATACGTCGCCGCGCAATCCCTCGCGCTGCGCCGTACCGCCTATCTGATGTGCGGCGACTGGCATCAGGCCGAGGACCTGGTGCAGAACGCGTTGTTGCGGTTGTACCGGTCCTGGTCGAAGGTCCAGCGCAGCGACAGCCGCGACGCGTACGTCCGCCAGGTTCTCGTCCGCTGCCTGATCGACGAGCGGCGGCGCGGCTGGCGCCGGGAACGTCCCTTCGCGGAGATGCCCGAAGTCGGGCTGCACATGCGGGACGAGGACGGGGCCGGCGGCGAGGACGGCAGGGCCGGATCAGGGTTCGAGGTCCGGCTCGGGAACCGCGACGAGATCTTCGCCGCGCTCGCGAAGGTCCCGCCCCGGCAGCGCGCGACGCTGGTCCTGCGGTACTGGGAGGACATGTCGGTCGAGCAGGTGGCCCACGTGCTGGGCTGCACGGCCGGCACCGTCAAATCCCAGTCCGCGCGCGGACTGGCCGCGCTGCGCACGTTGCTCGAACCGATCACCGCACCCTCCATCCGCCTGCCCGACAAGGAGTGGGATCGATGAATGACACGCACAACCACGACGACCGTGTCCACGCGATGTTCGCCCAGGTTGCCGACGACCCGGCGCCGCCGCTGAGCTTCACCGCCGACGGCATCGCCGCCGCCGGCCGCCGGGGAGCGCGCACCCGCCGCCTCGCGGCCGTCGGCGGCACCACCGCCGGCATCGCCGCGGTCGGCATCGCGGTCGCCGCCCTGCCGGGCGCCGTCGGCCAGGGCCGGGCCACGACGGCCGCGGGCCCGACGAAGGCCGTGACCAGCCCGCTCGCGGCCCCCACCTCCGCGCCGTACGACGCGGTCTGCGCGGCGGACGTGAGCGCGGTCCTGACCCTGTCCGATCCGACGGGCAAGAAAGTGGCCCTTCAGGAGTGCCCGGCCCTGCGCGCCATCGACGGCATCCTCGACCCTGCCGGGAAGCATCTGGTGGAGACCGACGCGAGCGGTCGCGTGATCGCGCCGGACATCGTGTGGGGCGAGACGATGGTCAAGGGGAAGGCGGTCGCCACTTCGGCCGGCCTCTGCTACAACAACCAGGGCCGGGCCTCGAACCCGCACCAGGCCGACTGCGAGGAGCTCCCCCAGGTCTTCGTCTCGGTCACGTTCTCCCTGCCCGGCGCGCCGGACCCGTCGCAGATGTCCAGCGACATGACCCTTGCCAACCGCGCACCCGGCATCGGCACCGGGGCGGCGGCCTGGATCCCGAAGAGCACCAAGACCTTGAAGGACGGCTCCACGGTCACCGTCAGCGAGGTGCAGAACGGCGACCGCGTCTCGGCCAAGGCCAGGCGGGTCCTGAAGTCCGGAGCCGCCCTGACCATCGTGGCCGTGGACGGCTACGACAACAGCTCGGCGACCGAACAGCCGGGCTCGGTCTACGACCCGTTCCCCTTCACCCTGGAGCAGATGGCGGCGGCGGCGGGCGTGGAGCAGTTCGTGGCGCCCGACGCCCTTCTTTCGCACAACTGAGCCACCGAGTCACCGAGTCACCGGATCACGCCGAGCGCCATCCCTCAGCGTTCGAGAACGACTCGCGCGAGATACCGGAACCCGTCTCGGGCCACGAGCCGTACTTCTTGTCGTGGAGATGGGCGAAGAAGTAGCACATCTCCTCCAGTTCCTCGTCCTCCTCCGCGGTGTCCGGGTCGGCGAGCACGGCGTAGTACGTCTCGCGGCCCGAGGCGACGATGTACCCGCGGGCATAAAGGAACCCGTCGTCCGAGCCGTCGGTGACGGCGTGGATGTCGGCGCGGTCGATGTCGTACAGCTTGCGCTCCACCACCCGGTCGAGGTCGGTGAGCTCGCTGGACGACATCGATTCGCAGAGATCTGACAAGGCTTCCAGAAGCCGCTCCGTCGAGCCGCCGGCCCCCGACCGTGCCTCGGCCAGCAACGACCAGAACCGGTTCTCTTCCTCGTCGGTGGGGAGGCGCGGCCCGCCTTGCTCATCTGTCGTCATGGCAAGCGACGATAGACCCCGGCGCCGACAACGCGGCCAAGTGAAGGCGGCTCGATCGCCTTCAGCCCCGGCGCGGCAGTTCGTGCACACGGACATTCCCGAGCCGCCCGTCTTCCAGCGACGCGGTCAGGTACGTGGCATAGGGCTGCCGGCGCCGGTCGGTCGGCGAGCCGGGATTGAGAAGCCGCATGCCGCCGGGAGCCTGGCTGTCCCAAGGGATGTGGCTGTGCCCGAACACCAGGACGTCGATGCCGGGGAAACGAGCTTCGCACCGCTGCTCGCGTCCCTTGGCCGGGCCGGTCTCGTGGACCACGGCGAACCGGCACGACTGGAGCTCGACCTCCGCCACCAGCGGCAGCCGCCGCCGCAACTCCGGCCCGTCGTTGTTGCCGTAGACCGCGACCAGCTGTTTGGAACGCTGCTGGAGCAGGTCGAGGGTGTCGGCGTCGACCCAGTCCCCGGCGTGGAACACGACGTCGGCCGCGTCCACCGCGTCCAGCAGTGGTTCGGGGAGCAGCCGGGCACGGGCCGGGACGTGGGTGTCCGACATCAGCAGCAGGCGCAAGCGGCTGCTCCTTCGTCACTCGGGCGGCGGGTGTTGATCTGCCCATGCTACGACGGCTTGACTTGACCGAATGGGGGTATTGGGGGCGAACGGTTTTATATCCGGAAGAACGACACGCGAGAGGAGCGGGGCTCATGGCTGGGAACGCTCCACAAGAACCCGACCCTGCCCGTGGCGCGGTGGTGCCCGGAGCAGGTGGGACCACGATCGCTCCGGAACACGAGAAGGTGCCGGGGCGCAGCCGCCTGGGCGGTCTGTGGGTGATGCTGGCCAGCGGCGCCGTCGTGCTGGTGCTGCTGCTGGTCTTCATCCTGCAGAACGGCCAACGCATCCAGATCCACCTGTACGGCGCACACTGGAACGCGCCGCTTGGCGTCGCGTTGCTGATGGCCGCGGCGTTGGGCGTGCTGCTCGTCGTCGTGCCCGGGGCGGGACGCATCATTCAGCTGCGGCGCAAGGCACGCAGCCTGCACCAGGACCGCGAGCGCCTCTTGGAGCAGGTTCCGCAGGCACCGCAGGCGCCCCAGGTCTCACAGCCGCCACAGGCCCCACAGGCCCCGCAGGCGCCTCCGCAGTAAAGCGGTGTCGCACCCGATCACCGCAAGCGCCAGCCGGTGCGGCTGCGACTTCGCCGAAACCGGCGAATCATGAAGGCATGGGCTGGATACTTCTCATTCTCGTTTTGGCCGTGCTGTTCGGCGTCCTGGGCGTGGTGATCAAGGGCCTGCTATGGCTCCTGGTCATCGGGATCGTCCTGTTCGTCATCGGACTGGGCGTCGGCGCGGTCCGGTCCCGCCGCAGCGGCGCACGCTCCAGATGATCCGCTGAGCGGCCGGCCGGTACTCCTCAGCACCCGGCGGCCAGCCGCAGCGGCTCCGAGCGCGGCCCCAGCGTCCCGCCGCGCGCCGAGGCCACGTCGAACTCGTAGACGTGGCCCGCCGTCAGCCCCTGGGCCAGCCAGTGGTCGCCCAGGACCGGGATCGGCCCGACCCGGCGCGGCTGCCCGAGCGTGACATCACGCAGCGCGACCTGATAGCCGGAGGCTCCTCGCACCCGGCTCCACTCGATCCTTACGCTCGCGTCGTCCTGAGCCCGTACGGCGACGATCGTCGGCTCGGCCAACGGAAGCTCACGCGGCCGCGTCCGCGGCGTCCGCAACGGCTCGCTGCCGACGCCGAACCGCCGCAGCGTGTCCGCGAAGCGGCCGGCCATGACCAGCTCGCCGGCCGGATTCGGATGGATGCCGTCGTAGGTGTCGGTGTCGGAATCGAAGCCGCTGTGCACGTCCACCAAGGCGACGGGTGACTGCTCCGTCGAGAGCTCCGCGAGCGCGGACGGCAGCTTGGCGTTGTAGTCCCGGATCGTCTCCCGGAACCACTCGTTCCCCCACGTGCTGGTTCCGGCGATGTTCGCCACCAGGAAGACCGCCGAGGGCGCGCCGGCGCGGGCTTCGGCCACGACGGCCGCCAGATCCCGCAACGCCTGGTCGGGCGGCCCGACCATCGCGAGGTCGTTGAAGCCCAACTGGACCAGCAGGAAATCGGGGCGTTCGGCGGCGACGTGCTCGCGCACCGACGCCTTCGCGGAGTTCGCCGTCCATCCGGGGCGCGCGCAGTGCCCGCCCTCGAAGCCGCCCTCCCGATAGGGGCCGGTCATCGGGTTGCCGACATCGGGCCCGGTGGGTACCGGGCGTCCTTCCACGAGAGCCAGGAGCACCGGATCCTCGTACATCGAGAACGTCCCGGTGTGCGGACCGACGAACTCGGCCGCCGTGCCCGTACGCCGGAAGTGCTGGGCCAGCTGCCAGCGCCACGTGTAGTCGTCCTGCATCCCGCTGGCGAGCGAATCGCCCAGGACCATGATCCGAGGTGGCCTCATGATTCTCCTTTCGCCGTCAGGGAGTGCGGGTACCCAGACGCGCGCCGCTTAGACGGCGTGATCCGAATCG encodes:
- a CDS encoding SigE family RNA polymerase sigma factor; protein product: MRLRDEAEFKEYVAAQSLALRRTAYLMCGDWHQAEDLVQNALLRLYRSWSKVQRSDSRDAYVRQVLVRCLIDERRRGWRRERPFAEMPEVGLHMRDEDGAGGEDGRAGSGFEVRLGNRDEIFAALAKVPPRQRATLVLRYWEDMSVEQVAHVLGCTAGTVKSQSARGLAALRTLLEPITAPSIRLPDKEWDR
- a CDS encoding DUF4240 domain-containing protein, giving the protein MTTDEQGGPRLPTDEEENRFWSLLAEARSGAGGSTERLLEALSDLCESMSSSELTDLDRVVERKLYDIDRADIHAVTDGSDDGFLYARGYIVASGRETYYAVLADPDTAEEDEELEEMCYFFAHLHDKKYGSWPETGSGISRESFSNAEGWRSA
- a CDS encoding metallophosphoesterase; the encoded protein is MRLLLMSDTHVPARARLLPEPLLDAVDAADVVFHAGDWVDADTLDLLQQRSKQLVAVYGNNDGPELRRRLPLVAEVELQSCRFAVVHETGPAKGREQRCEARFPGIDVLVFGHSHIPWDSQAPGGMRLLNPGSPTDRRRQPYATYLTASLEDGRLGNVRVHELPRRG
- a CDS encoding lipopolysaccharide assembly LapA domain-containing protein, translated to MAGNAPQEPDPARGAVVPGAGGTTIAPEHEKVPGRSRLGGLWVMLASGAVVLVLLLVFILQNGQRIQIHLYGAHWNAPLGVALLMAAALGVLLVVVPGAGRIIQLRRKARSLHQDRERLLEQVPQAPQAPQVSQPPQAPQAPQAPPQ
- a CDS encoding GDSL-type esterase/lipase family protein; the protein is MRPPRIMVLGDSLASGMQDDYTWRWQLAQHFRRTGTAAEFVGPHTGTFSMYEDPVLLALVEGRPVPTGPDVGNPMTGPYREGGFEGGHCARPGWTANSAKASVREHVAAERPDFLLVQLGFNDLAMVGPPDQALRDLAAVVAEARAGAPSAVFLVANIAGTSTWGNEWFRETIRDYNAKLPSALAELSTEQSPVALVDVHSGFDSDTDTYDGIHPNPAGELVMAGRFADTLRRFGVGSEPLRTPRTRPRELPLAEPTIVAVRAQDDASVRIEWSRVRGASGYQVALRDVTLGQPRRVGPIPVLGDHWLAQGLTAGHVYEFDVASARGGTLGPRSEPLRLAAGC